One Methanocaldococcus sp. genomic window carries:
- a CDS encoding STT3 domain-containing protein: MNKILEKINNLFREKSWIKILLIVLMLMFISFQLRAQPADMKFAQGNEFLKKMFSDEHGRMYLLGIDPYHYLRFSENLYEHGYCGDTIKIIHGKPVPYDLYQYAPPGHPISWEPPAICLATLLIYYIWHSFDATVTIMNAAFWVPAVLGMLLGIPIYFIIRRVTNSNIGGIVGAIAIISAPSLLYKTCAGFADTPIFEILPILFIVWFILEAIYNQGNTKLFCKDLKNSISLFVIVAIFLDLIFGFYLNNIASGEEIVKASILFYTVSIILIIIGLIIAGIKKLKNEYVEFELFATMALILTVLAPKMWGAWWYGFDIITAFLVIYPLILALLNYTRIIDLIDVKNLKNIVYLSIFYIVGSFILLTVTYGFNMAISPITSPISVNQVLSTYTLSSGWPNVYQTVAELAKPSSFNEIFINAIGSTTIAIAGILGIIVSFISLRHEKIKFDIKYAILLSIWLVVTLYAATKGIRFASLATPPLAIGLGILIGQIDRLLRMNNDMTLFGLGIPVGLFGLIMISKYFTKIPEILIPTTYVPEIAYGFLIVLILLGIYKILDIYVSINNKKECIIKILSLLLCIGVVLPPLAFAVPFSPAPTFNNGWKAGLDWLKEHSPKNSVITCWWDNGYIYSYEARRMVTFDGGSQNSPRAYWVGRIFATSNENLAVGIIRMLATSGDAAFEKGSVLMNYTHNNVSEVVKILNEILPVNRSYAYEILTKKYGLSDKEAKMVLNATHPLHPNPDYLITYNRMTDIAPVWSMFGFWNFSLPPNTPDNKREKGAFYKGFSYILNNNTILADVKIYGLDYITLINETNITTAIIKNENGKPKPVGTFKIHKLYIKTPYGVKEFIINKDGQLSEFIRIEPYGRGWAWLSTRNLEDSIYAKLHFLDGYGLKHIKLVKATLDPTNFGVQPGFKIYKVDYGTDYLK, translated from the coding sequence ATGAACAAAATATTGGAGAAAATAAATAATTTATTTAGAGAAAAAAGTTGGATTAAAATTTTATTAATTGTATTAATGTTGATGTTTATTAGTTTTCAACTAAGGGCTCAGCCAGCAGATATGAAATTCGCCCAAGGTAATGAATTTTTAAAAAAGATGTTTTCTGATGAACATGGAAGAATGTATCTTTTAGGTATAGATCCATACCATTATTTAAGATTTTCAGAAAACCTATATGAGCATGGATACTGTGGAGACACTATAAAAATTATACATGGAAAACCTGTTCCTTATGACCTATACCAATATGCCCCACCAGGACATCCTATCTCCTGGGAACCCCCAGCAATATGTTTAGCTACATTATTAATCTATTATATATGGCATTCCTTTGATGCAACAGTAACTATTATGAATGCCGCTTTCTGGGTTCCAGCAGTTTTAGGAATGTTATTAGGAATTCCTATATATTTCATAATTAGGAGAGTTACAAACAGTAATATTGGAGGAATTGTTGGAGCTATAGCGATAATATCAGCTCCTTCTTTATTATACAAAACCTGTGCAGGTTTTGCAGATACACCAATATTTGAAATACTTCCAATATTGTTTATAGTATGGTTTATTCTTGAAGCTATATATAATCAAGGAAATACAAAATTATTCTGTAAAGATTTAAAAAATTCTATTTCCTTATTTGTAATAGTGGCAATATTCCTCGATCTTATATTTGGATTTTATTTAAATAATATTGCTTCGGGAGAAGAAATTGTAAAGGCATCTATTCTATTTTACACAGTATCGATAATACTTATTATAATTGGATTAATAATTGCTGGAATTAAAAAATTAAAAAATGAATATGTAGAGTTTGAATTATTTGCTACAATGGCTTTAATATTAACAGTTTTAGCTCCAAAAATGTGGGGGGCTTGGTGGTATGGATTTGATATAATTACAGCATTTTTAGTAATATATCCCTTAATTCTGGCATTATTAAATTATACTAGAATAATAGATTTAATAGATGTTAAAAACCTTAAAAATATTGTATATCTATCAATCTTCTACATAGTAGGGTCATTTATATTATTAACAGTAACTTATGGCTTTAATATGGCAATTTCTCCAATTACTTCTCCTATTAGTGTAAATCAAGTACTTTCGACATATACATTATCATCAGGGTGGCCTAATGTCTATCAAACTGTTGCTGAACTTGCAAAGCCAAGTTCATTTAATGAGATATTTATAAATGCTATTGGCTCAACAACTATAGCGATTGCTGGAATTCTCGGGATTATTGTATCTTTTATTTCATTAAGACATGAAAAAATTAAGTTTGATATAAAATATGCAATTCTTTTATCAATATGGTTGGTAGTAACTTTATATGCAGCAACAAAGGGTATTAGATTTGCTTCTTTAGCTACTCCTCCATTGGCTATTGGTTTAGGAATCCTTATAGGACAGATAGATAGATTACTAAGGATGAATAATGATATGACATTATTTGGTTTAGGAATTCCTGTAGGATTATTTGGACTAATTATGATTTCAAAATACTTCACTAAAATTCCTGAAATCTTAATTCCTACAACCTATGTTCCAGAAATAGCCTATGGATTTTTAATAGTATTAATTTTATTAGGTATTTATAAAATTTTAGATATATATGTTTCAATAAACAATAAAAAGGAATGTATAATTAAGATATTATCTCTATTACTCTGTATTGGTGTAGTACTACCACCTCTTGCTTTTGCTGTTCCATTTTCACCAGCACCTACATTCAATAATGGTTGGAAAGCAGGATTAGATTGGCTAAAAGAACATAGTCCAAAAAATTCTGTTATAACATGTTGGTGGGATAATGGATATATATATTCATACGAAGCTAGAAGGATGGTAACTTTTGATGGAGGTTCACAAAATAGTCCTAGAGCTTACTGGGTTGGAAGAATTTTTGCTACATCTAATGAAAATCTTGCTGTTGGGATAATTAGAATGTTGGCAACGAGTGGAGATGCAGCATTTGAAAAAGGTAGTGTTTTGATGAACTATACTCACAACAATGTTTCAGAGGTCGTAAAAATATTAAATGAGATTTTACCAGTAAATAGAAGTTATGCCTATGAAATATTAACTAAAAAGTATGGTTTAAGTGATAAAGAGGCTAAAATGGTTTTAAATGCTACTCATCCATTACATCCTAATCCTGATTACTTAATAACCTACAATAGAATGACTGATATTGCCCCAGTTTGGAGTATGTTTGGTTTCTGGAACTTCTCATTACCTCCAAATACACCTGACAATAAGAGAGAAAAAGGTGCATTTTACAAAGGGTTTTCTTATATATTAAATAACAATACTATACTTGCAGATGTAAAAATATATGGGTTAGATTATATCACACTAATAAATGAAACAAACATAACAACAGCTATTATTAAAAATGAAAATGGAAAACCAAAACCTGTTGGAACCTTCAAAATCCATAAATTGTATATTAAAACTCCATACGGTGTAAAAGAGTTTATAATAAATAAAGATGGACAGTTATCAGAGTTTATTAGAATAGAACCATACGGTAGAGGTTGGGCGTGGTTATCAACAAGAAACTTAGAGGATAGTATCTATGCTAAGTTACATTTCTTAGATGGATATGGATTGAAACATATAAAATTAGTCAAAGCTACACTTGATCCTACAAACTTTGGAGTTCAGCCAGGATTTAAGATATATAAAGTAGATTATGGAACTGACTATCTAAAATAA
- the larC gene encoding nickel pincer cofactor biosynthesis protein LarC — protein sequence MYILDPFSGISGDMFLSAMITFVNKEELIETIKKVVDVDIEIKKVKKCHIIANKVNIIPKDKEYKMNSYKDIVKVIKEANISKDIKNISLDILKILSEAESRVHNVKIDDVHFHEIGNYDTVADIVGASYIINKLNLKDNCFYRPINVGNGFVKTEHGLFPVPAPATSEILKGMKIFFSDINEELTTPTGAAIIKYLNPKLIEDSFIVKEISYGAGYKDLKIPNVLRVFKIEDKVLEKIVLLETNVDDVSPEILGYLYEVLEGKVKDLHFIPTYMKKNRPSYTIRAIVKKDLVNDVSKIIMRETGTLGIRIYKINRIIANREFKTVKVFDDDVRIKIGKIDDEIISEKPEYEDLKKIAKKYNIPLKDLYKLILKDL from the coding sequence ATGTATATTTTGGATCCTTTTTCTGGAATTAGTGGAGACATGTTTTTATCAGCAATGATAACCTTTGTTAATAAAGAAGAACTTATAGAAACAATTAAAAAAGTTGTTGATGTGGATATTGAAATAAAAAAAGTTAAAAAGTGCCATATTATTGCAAATAAAGTTAATATAATTCCAAAAGACAAAGAGTATAAAATGAATTCTTACAAAGATATTGTTAAAGTTATTAAAGAGGCTAATATTTCAAAGGATATTAAAAATATTTCATTAGATATACTAAAAATATTATCTGAGGCTGAAAGTAGAGTTCATAATGTTAAAATTGATGATGTCCATTTTCACGAAATAGGAAATTACGATACGGTTGCCGATATTGTTGGAGCATCCTATATAATAAATAAATTAAACTTAAAAGATAACTGCTTTTATAGACCAATAAATGTTGGAAATGGTTTTGTAAAAACAGAACATGGTTTATTCCCAGTTCCTGCTCCAGCAACATCTGAAATATTAAAAGGAATGAAAATATTTTTTTCAGATATTAATGAGGAATTAACTACTCCAACAGGAGCGGCAATAATAAAATATCTAAATCCAAAATTAATTGAAGATAGTTTTATAGTAAAAGAGATTTCTTATGGAGCAGGATATAAAGATCTAAAAATTCCAAATGTTTTAAGAGTATTTAAAATAGAAGATAAAGTATTGGAGAAAATTGTATTGTTAGAAACAAATGTAGATGATGTTTCGCCAGAAATTTTAGGTTATTTATATGAGGTTTTAGAAGGGAAGGTTAAAGATTTGCACTTTATTCCTACATATATGAAAAAAAATAGACCTTCCTATACTATAAGGGCTATTGTTAAAAAAGATTTAGTTAATGATGTCTCCAAAATTATAATGAGAGAGACAGGAACTTTGGGCATTAGAATTTATAAAATAAATAGAATAATTGCAAATAGAGAATTTAAAACAGTCAAAGTATTTGATGATGATGTCAGAATAAAAATAGGAAAAATAGATGATGAAATAATTTCTGAAAAGCCAGAATATGAAGATTTAAAAAAAATTGCTAAGAAATATAATATCCCATTAAAAGATTTATATAAGTTGATTTTAAAGGATTTGTGA